One part of the Mangrovibacillus cuniculi genome encodes these proteins:
- the cls gene encoding cardiolipin synthase, with amino-acid sequence MWLLIVLAIIALFIFLAWLDFHMGYKADQRNSKKREYPVRHGTIDFFDDGQTFFTSYFKELRKAQSFIHVSFYITKQDDFSKEFFSILMDRAREGITVRLLIDWLGGHSLTQSLRDDLKEAGVQLHASHRPTFPYTFYSIQRRNHRKITIVDGKIGFLGGFNIGKEYISQQPKLSPWRDYHLRLSGEGIQDLYDEFAVDWKRAVKEDLSASFTKTEAGFTPYQLFPSEAGQLEEKFIDVLSNAKTSIKIGSPYFIPSPAVFEILEAQAKKGITIQILVPDIADHKLVKEAAYRYFRKLYAAGQNVEVYQYQNGFYHAKALIIDNTFCDVGTANFDRRSFRINHELNCFIYDQSVVNEVLETYNIDLSQSSNLTREKLQHMPLLTRLKEWIARSVESLL; translated from the coding sequence ATGTGGTTATTAATCGTATTAGCTATAATAGCTCTGTTCATTTTTTTGGCATGGCTAGATTTTCACATGGGATATAAAGCTGACCAACGAAATTCTAAAAAAAGAGAGTATCCAGTCCGACATGGCACAATCGATTTTTTTGATGATGGACAAACTTTTTTTACTTCCTATTTTAAAGAACTACGTAAAGCTCAATCATTTATTCATGTTTCTTTTTACATCACAAAGCAGGATGATTTCAGTAAAGAGTTTTTTTCTATTCTAATGGATCGTGCGAGAGAAGGTATTACTGTTAGATTGTTAATAGATTGGCTAGGCGGACACTCCCTTACCCAATCCCTAAGAGATGATTTAAAAGAAGCTGGAGTCCAATTACATGCTAGTCACCGTCCTACCTTCCCATATACTTTTTATTCTATCCAACGTCGTAACCACAGAAAGATTACTATTGTGGATGGAAAAATTGGTTTTTTAGGTGGCTTTAATATAGGAAAAGAATATATCAGCCAACAACCAAAACTTTCTCCTTGGCGAGATTATCACTTACGATTAAGCGGAGAAGGAATACAAGATTTATACGATGAATTCGCCGTAGACTGGAAGAGAGCTGTGAAAGAAGATCTCTCTGCCTCCTTTACAAAAACAGAAGCTGGTTTTACTCCTTATCAACTCTTTCCATCAGAAGCAGGGCAGTTAGAAGAAAAGTTTATTGACGTATTATCCAATGCCAAAACCTCTATTAAAATTGGCAGTCCTTACTTTATCCCTTCCCCTGCCGTGTTTGAAATACTAGAAGCTCAAGCTAAAAAAGGAATAACTATCCAAATATTAGTACCAGATATAGCCGATCACAAACTCGTGAAAGAAGCCGCATATCGTTACTTCAGAAAATTATATGCTGCAGGACAAAATGTAGAAGTCTATCAATACCAAAACGGCTTCTACCATGCGAAAGCATTAATTATCGATAATACTTTTTGTGATGTAGGGACAGCAAACTTTGATCGACGAAGCTTTAGGATAAACCACGAATTGAATTGTTTTATTTATGATCAGAGTGTTGTTAATGAAGTGTTAGAAACATATAACATAGATCTTTCTCAATCGAGTAACTTAACAAGAGAAAAACTTCAGCATATGCCCTTGCTTACTCGTTTAAAAGAATGGATAGCACGTTCTGTAGAAAGTTTATTATGA
- the uvsE gene encoding UV DNA damage repair endonuclease UvsE, with translation MIIRLGFVSHALSLYEGTPAKALTFANYSKKPLTEAKEKLVEVTRKNLDTTKRIIHYCIAQQISVYRMSSSIVPLATHPEAKWDYVTPFKKEWQEIGQLVRDHSLRVSFHPNQFTLFTSPEEHVTQNALADFDYHSTMLDAMGVEGVINIHIGGTYGDKQATLKRFYQQVTLLPSKQYKRMTLENDDKTYTMKETLETCQKLKIPMVFDYHHHVCNPGDEVDKWQSLLPQVFETWNHTNLRPKIHLSSPQFALNEKGNSRKHADHVDPAFATPILSALREVGQDIDIMLESKKKDLSLLILMEEWSKIRGVKRIDGGTLFFP, from the coding sequence ATGATCATTCGCCTTGGTTTTGTTTCGCATGCACTTTCCTTATATGAGGGTACTCCAGCAAAAGCTTTAACATTTGCTAATTACTCCAAAAAACCACTTACAGAAGCGAAAGAAAAATTAGTAGAAGTAACGAGAAAAAACTTAGATACTACTAAGAGAATCATTCACTATTGCATTGCTCAACAGATTTCGGTATACCGCATGTCTAGTTCCATTGTTCCTCTTGCTACTCACCCAGAGGCGAAGTGGGATTATGTTACCCCTTTTAAAAAAGAATGGCAAGAAATAGGCCAGTTGGTGAGAGATCATTCTTTACGGGTAAGCTTTCATCCAAATCAATTCACTTTATTTACTAGCCCTGAAGAACATGTTACCCAGAACGCCCTAGCAGATTTTGACTATCATTCCACTATGCTAGATGCCATGGGAGTAGAAGGTGTTATTAATATTCATATTGGTGGTACTTACGGGGATAAACAAGCCACTTTAAAGCGATTTTACCAACAAGTTACGTTACTTCCATCAAAGCAATATAAACGAATGACGTTAGAAAACGACGATAAGACATACACTATGAAGGAAACACTCGAAACTTGTCAGAAGTTGAAAATACCAATGGTTTTTGATTACCACCACCATGTTTGTAATCCAGGTGATGAAGTAGACAAGTGGCAAAGCTTATTACCTCAAGTGTTTGAAACATGGAATCACACCAATTTGCGACCAAAAATACATTTATCCTCGCCTCAGTTTGCATTGAACGAAAAAGGAAACAGTCGAAAACATGCAGATCATGTAGATCCAGCATTTGCAACTCCCATTCTTTCTGCATTGCGAGAAGTAGGACAAGATATTGACATCATGTTGGAATCGAAAAAGAAAGATCTTTCCCTTCTTATTCTAATGGAAGAGTGGTCAAAAATTAGGGGTGTTAAGCGGATAGACGGAGGAACATTATTCTTTCCATAA
- a CDS encoding alanine/glycine:cation symporter family protein: MEFIEKFVAAANGYLWGYILIALLLGLGLYFTFGSRFVQITRIGEMFRLLSDKDVQSAEGQRGISSLQAFFIGAGTRIGTGNLAGVAIALALGGPGAVFWMWVVAILGGASAFVESTLAQIYKVKSKDGFVGGPAYYIKKQLGKPWMSAAFAVTIIMSFGLTFNAVQANTIATAFENSFNVNPWVMAGILVALTALIIFGGVKRIATFSSIIVPFMAGFYVLLALIVVALNITEIPGVIALIFKSAFGLEQVVGGGIGAAIMNGVKRGLFSNEAGMGSAPNAAATANVSHPVKQGLIQALGVFFDTLIVCSATAFIILTADAYTTSGLIGIELAQAAMAEHFSSWAGIFLAIAIFSFAFSSIVGSYYYGEANLPFINKSATGLVVYRILALGMVAFGSVASLQIVWDLADFSMALMAIINLVAIGILAPIAFKALNNYMDQRSQGLDPKFYANDIDGLKGVEAWPTREKEKRTTA, from the coding sequence ATGGAGTTTATTGAAAAGTTCGTCGCTGCAGCAAACGGATATCTTTGGGGGTACATTTTAATTGCCTTGTTACTAGGTTTAGGACTGTACTTTACGTTTGGTTCCAGGTTTGTTCAAATCACTCGTATTGGGGAAATGTTTAGGTTATTGTCTGATAAAGATGTTCAATCCGCTGAAGGACAACGAGGCATTTCTTCCTTACAAGCCTTCTTTATCGGAGCAGGTACTCGAATTGGTACAGGTAACTTAGCAGGTGTAGCAATTGCCTTAGCACTTGGAGGACCTGGTGCGGTATTTTGGATGTGGGTTGTCGCAATCTTAGGTGGAGCGAGCGCTTTCGTCGAAAGTACACTAGCTCAGATTTACAAAGTAAAAAGTAAAGACGGATTCGTAGGTGGTCCTGCTTATTACATTAAAAAACAATTAGGAAAGCCTTGGATGAGTGCAGCGTTTGCCGTTACAATCATCATGTCTTTTGGTTTAACATTTAACGCGGTTCAAGCAAATACCATTGCTACTGCTTTTGAAAATTCATTTAATGTAAACCCTTGGGTTATGGCTGGGATATTAGTTGCACTTACTGCTCTTATCATCTTTGGTGGAGTAAAACGTATCGCAACATTCTCTTCAATCATCGTTCCTTTCATGGCTGGATTCTATGTCTTATTAGCCCTAATAGTCGTTGCGTTAAATATTACAGAGATCCCTGGTGTCATCGCACTTATTTTTAAGAGCGCATTTGGACTTGAGCAAGTAGTTGGTGGTGGTATTGGTGCTGCTATCATGAATGGTGTAAAACGTGGACTATTCTCAAATGAAGCTGGTATGGGATCTGCACCAAACGCAGCAGCTACAGCGAACGTTTCTCACCCAGTTAAACAAGGATTAATTCAAGCACTTGGTGTATTCTTTGATACATTAATCGTGTGTTCCGCTACTGCTTTTATCATTCTTACTGCAGATGCGTACACAACTTCTGGTCTTATCGGAATCGAATTAGCACAAGCAGCAATGGCTGAGCATTTTAGTTCATGGGCAGGTATTTTCTTAGCAATCGCTATCTTCTCCTTCGCATTTAGTTCAATCGTTGGAAGTTACTACTACGGAGAAGCAAATTTACCTTTCATCAACAAGAGTGCAACAGGGCTTGTTGTGTATCGTATCTTAGCGCTTGGAATGGTTGCATTCGGATCTGTTGCATCTCTACAAATCGTATGGGACTTAGCAGACTTCTCGATGGCACTAATGGCAATCATCAACCTAGTGGCAATTGGTATCCTGGCACCAATTGCATTCAAAGCTCTAAATAATTATATGGATCAACGAAGCCAAGGCTTAGATCCAAAATTCTACGCTAATGATATTGATGGACTTAAAGGCGTTGAGGCTTGGCCTACTCGCGAGAAGGAAAAGCGTACGACTGCGTGA
- the argS gene encoding arginine--tRNA ligase yields the protein MNAVEQVQEQLKLSIREAVIKAGLATEEQIPSIMLETPKDKTHGDFATNTAMQLARVARKAPRQIAEEIKANLDLEKASVEKVEIAGPGFINFHMNNSYLTKLIPLVLEQGQGYGSSNYGKKETVNVEFVSANPTGDLHLGHARGAAVGDSLCNILDMAGYDVTREYYINDAGNQIHNLAKSVEARYFQALGEDFPMPEDGYHGQDIINIGKDLAEEFSEKYKQTTEEERYEFFRSYGLKYEMKKLQQDLSDFRVNFDVWYSETSLYQNGKIDEGLAALRENGHIYEEDGATWFRSTELGDDKDRVLIKNDGTYTYLTPDIAYHKDKFNRGHETLINIWGADHHGYIPRMKAAVEALGFNREKLEVEVIQLVHLYKDGEKMKMSKRTGKAVTMRDLVEEVGLDATRYFFAMRSADTHMDFDLDLAVSQSNENPVYYAQYAHARIHSILRTASEQGFALDGDLDLTQVASEKEYDVLKQIGDFPAVVAEAAEKRIPHRISNYINDLASAFHSFYNAEKVLDAEAPERTKARLALIQAVAQTLRNALTLIGVSAPEQM from the coding sequence ATGAATGCAGTAGAACAAGTGCAAGAACAGTTAAAGTTATCGATTCGTGAAGCGGTAATAAAAGCAGGATTAGCGACAGAAGAGCAAATTCCTTCTATTATGTTAGAAACGCCGAAAGATAAAACGCATGGGGATTTTGCGACGAACACAGCGATGCAGCTTGCGCGTGTTGCTCGTAAGGCACCACGCCAAATTGCGGAAGAAATCAAAGCTAATTTAGACCTGGAAAAAGCTTCTGTGGAAAAAGTGGAGATTGCTGGACCAGGCTTCATCAACTTTCACATGAACAATAGTTATTTAACAAAACTAATTCCTTTAGTACTAGAACAAGGTCAAGGATACGGTTCTTCTAATTATGGAAAGAAAGAAACAGTTAATGTGGAGTTTGTTTCTGCCAATCCAACTGGAGATCTTCACTTAGGTCATGCTCGTGGCGCAGCTGTTGGGGATTCTCTATGTAATATTCTAGATATGGCTGGCTACGATGTAACTCGTGAGTATTACATTAATGATGCTGGTAATCAAATTCATAACCTTGCGAAGTCGGTAGAAGCTCGTTATTTCCAAGCGCTTGGAGAAGACTTTCCGATGCCGGAAGATGGATACCATGGACAAGATATCATTAACATTGGTAAGGATCTAGCAGAAGAGTTCAGCGAGAAGTATAAGCAAACAACAGAAGAAGAGCGTTACGAGTTCTTCCGTAGTTACGGTTTGAAATATGAAATGAAGAAATTACAGCAAGATTTAAGTGATTTCCGTGTGAACTTCGACGTGTGGTACTCTGAGACTTCTTTATACCAAAACGGTAAAATTGATGAAGGGTTAGCTGCTCTTCGTGAAAACGGACATATTTATGAAGAAGATGGAGCAACTTGGTTCCGTTCTACTGAGCTTGGTGATGACAAAGACCGAGTATTGATAAAGAATGATGGTACTTACACGTATTTAACTCCAGATATCGCTTACCATAAGGACAAATTTAATCGTGGACACGAAACACTTATTAATATTTGGGGTGCTGATCACCACGGATACATCCCTCGTATGAAAGCGGCTGTAGAAGCACTTGGATTTAATCGTGAGAAGTTAGAAGTAGAAGTTATTCAATTAGTACATCTGTATAAAGACGGCGAGAAAATGAAGATGAGTAAGCGTACGGGTAAAGCAGTAACCATGCGTGACCTAGTAGAAGAAGTTGGATTAGATGCAACTCGTTACTTCTTTGCAATGCGTAGCGCAGATACTCATATGGACTTTGATTTAGATTTAGCTGTATCTCAGTCTAATGAAAACCCAGTGTATTATGCACAATATGCACATGCTCGTATCCACAGTATTTTACGTACGGCTTCTGAGCAAGGCTTCGCATTAGATGGTGATCTTGATTTGACACAAGTAGCTTCCGAGAAAGAGTATGATGTGTTAAAACAAATCGGTGACTTCCCTGCGGTAGTAGCGGAAGCGGCAGAAAAGCGTATTCCTCACCGTATTTCTAACTACATCAATGATCTTGCATCTGCATTCCATAGTTTTTACAATGCGGAAAAAGTATTGGATGCAGAGGCGCCAGAACGTACGAAAGCACGCTTAGCGTTAATTCAAGCAGTTGCGCAAACGTTGCGTAATGCACTTACGTTAATTGGAGTTTCAGCTCCGGAGCAGATGTAA
- a CDS encoding DUF1934 domain-containing protein: MATNKLQTAVRVKLLTSITIEQETESYELQTTGTIQFKNGSAYLHYDEVQENGTVNTLVKVAPEKTLIQRRGAVNMRLSFNKEIPLNGSYDTPQGTLLFTTETNELKTVFGEEEGSISVDYELFMNEQHVGSYKMDITYKEDETA, translated from the coding sequence GTGGCGACTAACAAGCTTCAAACGGCTGTTCGTGTGAAACTTCTCACGTCCATAACCATTGAGCAAGAAACGGAAAGTTATGAATTGCAGACTACTGGGACAATCCAGTTCAAAAATGGTTCTGCTTACTTGCATTATGATGAGGTGCAGGAAAATGGAACGGTTAATACATTAGTGAAAGTTGCACCAGAAAAGACATTGATACAACGAAGAGGTGCGGTAAATATGCGCCTTTCTTTCAATAAAGAAATTCCTTTAAATGGATCTTACGACACGCCGCAGGGTACACTGTTATTTACAACTGAAACAAATGAGCTGAAAACGGTATTTGGAGAAGAAGAAGGCTCTATTTCTGTAGATTATGAGTTATTTATGAATGAACAACATGTTGGATCATATAAAATGGACATTACCTATAAGGAGGACGAAACGGCATGA
- the speB gene encoding agmatinase, with protein MRFDEAYSGNIFIGSQQNFEEAEVVLYGMPMDWTVSYRPGSRFGPTRIREVSIGLEEYSAYLDRELHEVSVYDAGDIPLPFGNAPKSLDVIEAYVDEILGHGKMPLGIGGEHLVSWPVMKAVAKKYPDLAIIHMDAHTDLRVDYEGEPLSHSTPIRKIAEHIGPKNVYSFGIRSGMKEEFKWAKENGMHISKFEVLEPLKEILPTLAGRPVYVTIDIDVLDPAHAPGTGTVDCGGITSRELLASIHAISRSDVQVVGADLVEVAPIYDASEQTANTASKLIREMILGYTMTTKK; from the coding sequence ATGCGTTTTGATGAAGCATACTCGGGTAATATCTTTATTGGAAGTCAACAAAACTTTGAGGAAGCGGAAGTCGTACTTTACGGCATGCCAATGGACTGGACAGTAAGCTACCGTCCAGGCTCTCGTTTTGGTCCCACTCGTATCCGCGAAGTTTCTATTGGCTTAGAAGAATACAGTGCGTATTTAGACCGTGAGTTACACGAAGTTTCTGTTTACGACGCTGGTGATATTCCTCTACCATTCGGTAACGCGCCAAAGAGCTTAGATGTTATTGAAGCATACGTAGATGAAATCCTAGGTCATGGGAAAATGCCACTTGGAATCGGTGGGGAACACTTAGTTTCTTGGCCAGTTATGAAAGCCGTAGCAAAAAAATATCCTGATCTAGCAATCATCCATATGGATGCACATACGGATCTTCGAGTGGATTATGAAGGAGAACCTCTTTCTCACTCCACTCCAATTCGTAAAATTGCAGAACACATTGGTCCTAAAAATGTCTACTCTTTCGGAATTCGTTCTGGAATGAAAGAAGAGTTCAAATGGGCAAAAGAGAACGGTATGCACATCTCTAAATTTGAAGTGCTAGAGCCGTTGAAAGAGATTTTACCTACATTAGCTGGTCGTCCTGTATACGTAACAATCGACATAGACGTGTTAGACCCGGCACATGCACCAGGAACTGGAACAGTGGATTGCGGCGGTATTACATCTCGTGAATTACTAGCATCAATTCATGCTATCTCTCGTTCTGATGTACAAGTAGTTGGAGCAGACTTAGTAGAAGTAGCGCCAATCTATGATGCATCTGAGCAAACAGCGAATACAGCTTCTAAGCTTATTCGTGAGATGATTTTAGGGTATACAATGACAACAAAGAAATAA
- the speE gene encoding spermidine synthase, translating to MSGFWFTEKQTENFGITIKVNKTLHTEQTEFQKLDMVETEEWGNMLLLDGMVMTSQVDEFVYHEMVAHVPLFTHPNPENVLVVGGGDGGVIREVLKHPSVKKATLVEIDGKVIEYSKKYLPEIAGDLEDARVEVKVGDGFLHIAESENEYDVIMVDSTEPVGPAVNLFTKGFYAGISKALKEDGLFVAQSDNPWFTPDLIRNVQRDVSEIFPITRLYIANIPTYPSGMWSFTIGSKKHDPLEVADERFHEMETKYYTKELHKAAFALPKFVKDLTK from the coding sequence ATGAGCGGATTTTGGTTCACAGAAAAGCAGACAGAAAACTTTGGTATTACGATTAAGGTAAATAAGACTTTACATACAGAGCAGACGGAATTCCAGAAGCTTGATATGGTAGAAACAGAAGAGTGGGGCAACATGCTTTTATTAGACGGTATGGTAATGACTTCTCAAGTTGATGAGTTCGTTTATCACGAAATGGTTGCACACGTCCCTCTATTCACTCACCCTAACCCTGAAAACGTACTAGTTGTTGGTGGTGGAGACGGTGGAGTAATCCGTGAAGTTCTGAAACATCCAAGCGTGAAAAAAGCTACTCTAGTAGAAATCGACGGGAAAGTAATCGAGTACTCTAAAAAATATCTACCAGAAATCGCTGGAGATCTTGAGGATGCTCGAGTAGAAGTTAAAGTTGGCGACGGATTCCTTCACATTGCAGAATCTGAGAACGAGTATGATGTAATCATGGTGGATTCTACTGAACCAGTTGGACCAGCTGTTAACCTATTTACAAAAGGATTCTACGCAGGTATCTCTAAAGCGCTAAAAGAAGATGGTTTATTCGTAGCGCAATCGGACAATCCGTGGTTTACGCCTGACCTAATCCGTAACGTACAACGCGACGTAAGTGAGATATTCCCAATCACTCGTCTATACATTGCGAACATCCCTACGTATCCAAGTGGAATGTGGTCGTTCACAATTGGATCTAAGAAACATGATCCTCTTGAAGTAGCAGATGAGCGTTTCCATGAAATGGAGACGAAGTACTACACGAAAGAGCTACACAAAGCAGCATTTGCACTACCTAAATTTGTTAAAGATTTAACGAAATAA
- a CDS encoding transglycosylase domain-containing protein: protein MEMFPPVGRERSKKWFRAGLILGGFVAAAIVTVCIALLIYARILGAPPLAVPQSSLYFSSTGEKIGESHSGEIRYWIPIEDMSEDLVHATIAVEDRNFYSHPGFDVKRIGGAVLADLRSMSMAQGASTITQQYARNLFLSHEKSWKRKISEAFYTLRLEMNYTKDDILSGYLNTIYYGHGAYGIEAASIYYFGKSAKELTLAESAMIAGVPKGPTYFSPFVNKDKAFDRMNIVLSSMVTNGYITEEEKAAALKERLTFIGQHIGNQQEMAPYFQDAVRAQLQDKIGLDAKAIALGGLRIYTTLNSKHQEIAEQVVAETISEESEIQLGFTSLDPKTGYVTALVGGRNYKESPYNRATQAIRQPGSTMKPLLYYAALERGFTPVTMLRSEPTSFRYDDDREVYEPQNFNHYYANGEITMAQAVAVSDNIYAVKTHLFLGDNILASTAKRFGLTTKMKDVPSLALGTSGVRVIDMANAYGMLANGGVEIEPVLVTKVETYNGEVLYEHKPSEKQQLNPDVAYVTTNMLTGMFDTKLNGYASVTGSSLIPQMTRPYAGKTGSTSSDNWMVGYSPSLSTAIWTGYDEGREITLLSDKLYAKNIWIRFMERVASGTQSENFTPTGNVVSLPIDPKSGKIATNHCSENVRSMYFIKGSEPTEFCDVVSEEQFDTEEETPKLSEPLPVEEKKDKPWWKFW, encoded by the coding sequence ATGGAGATGTTTCCTCCCGTTGGTCGCGAACGGTCAAAGAAGTGGTTTCGCGCAGGACTTATACTTGGTGGCTTTGTAGCAGCTGCAATTGTGACGGTTTGTATCGCTTTACTTATTTACGCACGTATTTTAGGGGCACCCCCTTTAGCTGTTCCTCAGTCAAGTCTTTACTTTTCCTCTACTGGAGAAAAAATTGGGGAGAGTCATTCTGGTGAAATAAGATATTGGATACCTATTGAAGATATGTCAGAAGATTTAGTTCACGCTACAATTGCTGTTGAGGATCGTAATTTTTATTCACATCCGGGATTTGATGTAAAGAGGATTGGTGGAGCTGTTTTAGCCGACTTACGATCTATGTCCATGGCACAAGGAGCAAGCACTATCACCCAACAATACGCTAGGAACCTTTTTCTATCACACGAAAAATCATGGAAAAGGAAAATCTCTGAAGCTTTTTATACACTAAGACTAGAAATGAACTATACAAAAGATGACATTCTATCTGGCTATTTAAATACAATTTATTATGGACATGGAGCATATGGAATCGAAGCAGCTAGTATCTATTACTTTGGAAAAAGTGCTAAAGAGCTGACCCTTGCAGAAAGCGCAATGATTGCAGGCGTTCCAAAGGGCCCTACCTACTTTTCTCCATTTGTTAATAAAGATAAAGCTTTTGACCGTATGAATATCGTTCTATCCTCCATGGTGACGAACGGATATATTACAGAAGAAGAAAAAGCAGCTGCGTTAAAAGAGCGTTTGACGTTTATCGGACAACATATTGGTAACCAACAAGAAATGGCTCCTTACTTCCAAGACGCTGTTCGTGCTCAACTTCAAGATAAGATTGGATTAGATGCTAAAGCAATTGCGCTTGGAGGACTGCGAATTTACACGACTTTGAATTCGAAACATCAAGAGATTGCAGAACAAGTCGTAGCCGAGACGATTTCAGAGGAAAGTGAGATTCAACTAGGATTCACTTCTCTTGATCCGAAAACAGGTTACGTGACAGCACTTGTCGGCGGAAGGAACTATAAAGAAAGCCCATATAATCGCGCGACTCAAGCTATTCGTCAACCTGGTTCAACGATGAAACCTTTATTATATTACGCTGCATTAGAACGTGGGTTTACACCAGTTACCATGCTGCGCAGTGAACCAACATCATTCCGATATGACGATGATCGCGAAGTGTATGAACCACAAAACTTTAATCACTATTATGCAAACGGTGAAATTACGATGGCCCAAGCGGTTGCCGTATCAGATAACATCTACGCTGTAAAGACTCATCTCTTCTTAGGAGATAACATACTTGCTTCCACAGCAAAGCGCTTTGGATTAACGACGAAGATGAAAGATGTACCTTCTCTCGCTTTAGGTACTTCTGGCGTGCGGGTCATCGATATGGCGAACGCGTATGGAATGTTAGCAAACGGCGGAGTGGAAATTGAACCTGTGTTAGTTACGAAGGTGGAGACTTATAACGGGGAGGTTCTCTATGAACACAAACCTAGTGAGAAGCAACAACTGAACCCTGACGTAGCTTATGTGACAACGAATATGCTAACTGGAATGTTCGATACAAAATTAAATGGGTACGCGAGTGTTACGGGTAGTTCCCTTATCCCTCAGATGACAAGACCTTACGCTGGTAAAACAGGATCTACTTCGTCTGATAACTGGATGGTAGGGTATTCCCCTAGTTTATCAACCGCTATTTGGACGGGGTATGATGAAGGAAGAGAGATTACTTTACTTTCAGACAAGTTATACGCAAAAAACATCTGGATTCGCTTTATGGAACGCGTGGCATCCGGAACTCAATCTGAGAACTTCACACCTACTGGTAATGTGGTTTCTTTACCAATTGATCCGAAGAGCGGCAAAATTGCAACGAATCACTGCTCGGAAAATGTACGCTCTATGTACTTTATAAAAGGATCAGAACCCACAGAATTTTGTGATGTAGTTTCAGAGGAGCAGTTTGACACAGAAGAAGAAACACCGAAATTATCCGAGCCGCTTCCGGTTGAAGAAAAGAAAGATAAACCTTGGTGGAAGTTTTGGTAA
- a CDS encoding YwhD family protein: MSDSKKQKLGFNIIKNDPTDGHGGFGVGALSLDNVSPVFIDIKEKSVFIDIGAMHARSQVERGIKFTPNREDSPGAKPFWLVWVTVDRKMEGPFYRGVTACEMSVNREIRRGYKSLPEHVNKMDKSMKGHIMVDHMDDVSKGLLTEFLRSHNEQMWELSSDELKNGLSV; encoded by the coding sequence ATGTCAGATTCTAAAAAGCAAAAACTAGGTTTTAATATTATTAAAAATGATCCAACAGATGGCCATGGTGGCTTTGGTGTAGGTGCGTTAAGTTTAGACAATGTCTCACCAGTATTTATCGATATTAAAGAAAAGAGTGTGTTCATTGATATCGGTGCTATGCATGCCCGAAGTCAAGTCGAAAGAGGGATTAAATTTACACCGAATCGTGAAGATTCTCCTGGAGCGAAGCCGTTCTGGTTAGTATGGGTAACGGTTGATCGTAAAATGGAAGGACCTTTTTACAGAGGCGTAACGGCTTGTGAAATGAGTGTGAATAGAGAAATCCGAAGAGGCTACAAATCTCTACCTGAGCATGTAAACAAAATGGATAAGTCCATGAAAGGTCATATTATGGTCGATCACATGGATGATGTGTCGAAGGGTTTACTAACAGAATTCTTACGTTCTCATAACGAGCAAATGTGGGAACTTTCTTCTGATGAGCTAAAGAATGGATTAAGTGTGTAG